One Ammoniphilus sp. CFH 90114 genomic region harbors:
- a CDS encoding PHP domain-containing protein, which translates to MDLHMHSTYSDGELTPEQLVREAKRNGISMMAITDHDAIEGYLEGQAHARREGITLIPGIELNTDGEQGELHILGYHFDPLHPAMQTHIKWRKQVRVEWGKRIVEKLASLGYSVEWKRCMARASGGVVVRTHIGDELVEQGYFQTSQEAYHKLLRKGAEAFVPREPFCAREAIVLIHQAGGEAYLAHPGIYPSLVDVEKLASWGLDGIEVYHSKHKREDVVYWRKEAERLHLKQSGGSDYHGPNSRNPFPIGSVTCSEEVYNQWKGVRV; encoded by the coding sequence ATGGATTTACATATGCATTCCACGTATTCAGACGGGGAATTGACTCCTGAGCAATTGGTACGGGAGGCGAAAAGGAATGGGATTAGCATGATGGCCATTACGGATCATGATGCAATAGAAGGCTACTTAGAAGGTCAAGCTCATGCTCGCCGGGAAGGCATTACTTTGATTCCAGGGATTGAGTTGAATACGGATGGGGAGCAAGGAGAGCTGCATATCCTTGGCTACCACTTTGATCCGCTTCATCCCGCCATGCAGACTCATATTAAGTGGCGAAAGCAAGTCCGAGTTGAATGGGGTAAAAGGATCGTAGAGAAACTTGCTTCCCTTGGCTATTCGGTGGAGTGGAAACGTTGCATGGCGCGTGCGTCTGGCGGTGTTGTGGTGAGAACACATATCGGGGATGAACTAGTGGAGCAAGGTTATTTTCAAACTTCCCAGGAGGCATACCATAAGCTGTTGAGAAAAGGGGCGGAGGCGTTCGTTCCACGTGAGCCTTTTTGCGCGCGGGAGGCGATTGTTCTCATTCATCAAGCGGGCGGAGAGGCATACCTGGCGCATCCCGGAATTTATCCTTCCCTGGTGGACGTGGAGAAGTTGGCTTCGTGGGGGTTAGACGGAATAGAGGTGTATCACTCCAAGCATAAGAGGGAAGACGTGGTTTACTGGAGGAAGGAAGCTGAGAGACTGCATCTTAAGCAATCGGGAGGCAGTGATTATCATGGCCCGAATTCGAGGAATCCTTTTCCTATAGGAAGTGTGACATGTTCGGAGGAGGTATATAACCAGTGGAAAGGAGTTCGTGTATAA
- a CDS encoding ammonium transporter, which produces MSEIVLLDTAWVLIAAFLVMFMHVGFTMVEVGFTQAKNALNIVMKNLATIAIGPIVFFLFGFGLMFGDSAGGWIGTSGFMLENMTWEGTIPLIAFFIFQAMFAATCATIVSGAVAERFKFSAYIVTAIVLIGFVYPVVGHWVWGGGWLSELGFVDFAGSTVVHSVGAWAALMGAWLVGPRLGKYQADGKVIPILGHNIPMGAIGVFILWFGWFGFNAGSELAVDEAIASIVTTTMLSAAAGGLASMIYTRIRYGMPDASLSLNGVLAGLVSITAGTASVSPLAAIAMGAVGGIILPLAVELFDSKLQIDDPVGAISVHGICGIWGTLAVGLFAIDGGLFYGGGFGLLSIQFIGVAAVAAWTLVTSGILFFVLKKVMGIRVNETEETKGLDLEEHGTSAYQPMVAPAVKANVTRPA; this is translated from the coding sequence ATGAGTGAGATTGTATTGTTAGATACAGCTTGGGTATTAATTGCAGCATTTTTGGTGATGTTTATGCATGTTGGTTTTACGATGGTAGAAGTTGGATTCACCCAAGCCAAAAATGCGTTGAACATTGTCATGAAGAACTTGGCTACCATTGCTATCGGTCCTATTGTCTTTTTTCTATTCGGATTTGGTCTAATGTTTGGTGATTCGGCAGGTGGATGGATTGGAACGAGTGGCTTTATGTTAGAGAATATGACGTGGGAGGGAACCATTCCACTTATCGCGTTCTTTATCTTCCAGGCAATGTTTGCAGCGACTTGTGCCACGATTGTATCTGGAGCAGTTGCGGAAAGATTTAAATTTAGTGCTTACATTGTTACGGCAATCGTCCTGATTGGGTTTGTTTACCCGGTTGTTGGTCATTGGGTTTGGGGCGGCGGTTGGCTATCTGAGTTAGGTTTCGTTGATTTCGCAGGTTCAACTGTTGTTCACTCCGTTGGTGCTTGGGCGGCTTTGATGGGAGCTTGGTTAGTAGGTCCTCGTTTAGGGAAGTATCAAGCGGATGGAAAGGTTATTCCTATCTTGGGACATAACATTCCAATGGGGGCTATTGGGGTTTTCATTCTGTGGTTTGGTTGGTTTGGGTTTAATGCAGGAAGTGAATTGGCAGTGGATGAGGCGATTGCAAGCATTGTGACAACCACGATGTTATCCGCTGCGGCAGGTGGTTTAGCCTCTATGATCTATACTAGAATTCGCTATGGTATGCCTGATGCTTCTCTTAGCTTGAACGGGGTACTTGCAGGATTGGTTTCCATTACAGCAGGAACAGCATCGGTATCACCGCTTGCGGCCATTGCTATGGGAGCTGTTGGGGGAATCATCTTACCTCTTGCTGTAGAATTATTTGACTCGAAGCTTCAGATTGATGACCCTGTAGGAGCCATTAGTGTTCACGGGATCTGTGGGATATGGGGAACGCTGGCTGTTGGATTGTTTGCCATTGATGGAGGATTATTCTATGGTGGAGGCTTTGGTCTACTAAGCATTCAGTTCATTGGAGTAGCGGCAGTAGCCGCTTGGACTTTAGTTACTAGTGGAATCCTATTCTTTGTTTTGAAGAAAGTCATGGGCATCCGAGTAAACGAAACAGAAGAAACCAAAGGCTTGGACTTAGAAGAACACGGCACCTCGGCCTACCAGCCTATGGTGGCACCAGCAGTGAAGGCGAATGTGACGCGGCCTGCGTAG